The Pararge aegeria chromosome 8, ilParAegt1.1, whole genome shotgun sequence genome window below encodes:
- the LOC120625780 gene encoding probable RNA-binding protein 46: protein MGDQNNRITLKLLELMQKTGYPIVQHNGQRKTGPPPEWTGAPPLKGCEVFIGKLPRDVFEDELMPLFSSVGKIYEMRLMMDFSGSNRGYAFVTYATRTQAAAAVKQLNGYEIQPRRHIGVVKSVDNCRLFIGNIPKTKTQGELLQELSKHVTGLVDVILYKNSFDRNLNRGFAFVEFTSHKAAAMARRELVPGCIKLWDQEVLVDWAEPEPDIDDEQMKKVKVLYVRNFAIWTTPDLIQKVFEDAINNKIERVKKIYDYAFIHFYEREHAELAMAKLQNGDIDGSNVEIRWAKPVDRDLYRIQKLNRGNAKFNKSCDLTQTLMLYKQHLDKKEYANGSPKDEGIGSAYAGDSPCISPMDLKPAYPYTAAPQSNYALAPAKLESMCKRYLWSPPVYNYQKYVDPAGVELWVCSVELPQVGLPLLTIPQRVGPLIGRACYSILQANVEAADIALQTLKMLRVDLIQQSAPAPPVYSPMPAVQNCVRLPYDYPQMYPQMQQVLPLTIPTGWRTF, encoded by the exons ATGGGTGATCAGAACAATCGTATAACGTTGAAATTATTGGAGCTGATGCAGAAAACTGGCTACCCTATCGTGCAGCATAACGGTCAGAGGAAAACTGGTCCACCACCAGAATGGACGGGCGCGCCGCCTCTCAAAGGCTGCGAAGTTTTTATCGGGAAGCTGCCTCGAGATGTCTTCGAAGATGAGCTCATGCCTCTCTTCTCAAGCGTTGGTAAAATCTACGAAATGCGCCTTATGATGGACTTTTCGGGCTCCAACCGTGGTTACGCTTTTGTCACATACGCGACGCGAACCCAAGCTGCCGCGGCGGTGAAGCAGCTCAATGGTTACGAGATACAGCCACGAAGGCACATCGGCGTTGTCAAATCCGTGGACAACTGCCGGCTTTTCATCGGTAACATACCGAAGACTAAGACTCAAGGAGAACTGCTTCAAGAGCTGTCCAAACACGTAACCGGGCTGGTAGATGTGATTCTATACAAAAACAGCTTCGATCGTAATTTGAATCGTGGGTTTGCATTTGTGGAGTTCACGTCTCACAAAGCCGCGGCTATGGCGCGACGGGAGTTGGTGCCGGGTTGCATTAAACTGTGGGACCAGGAGGTTCTGGTGGACTGGGCAGAACCGGAGCCGGATATTGATGACGAGCAAATGAAaaag GTGAAAGTACTATATGTTAGAAATTTTGCAATTTGGACAACTCCAGACTTAATACAAAAAGTATTTGAagatgcaataaataataaaatagagcgtgtgaaaaaaatttatgaCTATGCTTTCATACATTTCTATGAAAGGGAGCATGCTGAATTGGCTATGGCGAAATTACAAAATGGTGACATTGATGGTAGTAATGTAGAAATACGTTGGGCTAAGCCTGTTGATCGTGATCTTTACcgcatacaaaaattaaatagaggcaatgcaaaatttaacaaaagctGTGATTTGACTCAAACACTTATGCTTTATAAACAGCACCTAGACAAAAAAGAATACGCCAATGGCAGCCCAAAGGATGAAGGCATTGGGTCAGCGTATGCAGGAGACAGCCCGTGCATTTCTCCAATGGATTTGAAACCGGCATATCCCTATACTGCAGCACCACAGTCAAATTATGCATTAGCTCCAGCTAAACTGGAGTCTATGTGTAAAAG atATTTATGGAGCCCACCAGTATACAATTACCAAAAATATGTGGATCCTGCAGGAGTAGAACTTTGGGTGTGTTCTGTTGAACTACCACAAGTTGGGCTGCCGCTGTTAACTATACCACAGCGTGTTGGACCTCTGATTGGTAGAGCTTGTTACTCCATCCTGCAGGCTAACGTTGAGGCAGCTGATATTGCTCTGCAGACCCTAAAG ATGCTGAGAGTGGACTTGATTCAACAGTCTGCACCAGCTCCGCCCGTGTATTCTCCCATGCCTGCTGTCCAGAACTGTGTGAGATTGCCATATGACTACCCACAAATGTACCCACAAATGCAACAGGTTCTCCCACTAACTATTCCCACAGGCTGGCGGACATTTTAG
- the LOC120625945 gene encoding sialin isoform X3 yields the protein MESFVITEGAGTCNYLIQRDRINEVRSTRTSWRFWEKRRLVVALLAFFGFFNVYALRVNLSVAVVAMTEPVEVELENGTIVYVPEFDWSSTTKGWVLSSFFYGYLVTQLPGGWLAAKIGGNRMFGIGIGATSLLTLFTPPLAHTSTSLLIAVRVVEGLFEGVTYPCIHAVWSRWAPSEERARLATFAFSGSYVGTVVSMPICSMLAHYTGWPGIFYVFGIVGLVWTTVWWLVVKESPEKDPHITAAELKYIQESRGSIAVDGSQIRHPWLAMLSSGPVWAIVMAHFSENWGFYTLLTFLPTFMQDVFKFQTSATGWLSAVPYLAMAVVLQVAGHMADWMLQMQLLSRTNIRKLFNCGAFLAQTIFMVAAAYATSIVGCVICLTIAVGLGGFAWSGFSVNHLDIAPPHASVLMGLSNTIATLPGIISPPLAGSIVTDKTAEQWRIVFFISSAIYLLGAIVYGVFCSAEKQPWVVEVDSDASFDTDGASVTTARGYDNKAMDHSSEM from the exons ATGGAATCTTTTGTAATAACTGAAGGCGCAGGGACGTGTAACTATTTAATACAAAG GGACAGAATCAATGAGGTAAGGAGCACTAGAACATCATGGCGGTTTTGGGAGAAGAGGCGGCTGGTTGTGGCGCTTCTGGCCTTCTTCGGCTTCTTCAACGTGTACGCGCTGAGGGTCAACCTGTCAGTAGCTGTGGTCGCTATGACGGAACCCGTCGAAGTCGAACTGGAGAATGGAACTATAGTTTAC gtTCCAGAATTTGACTGGTCGTCCACAACGAAGGGATGGGTGCTGAGCTCATTCTTCTACGGCTACCTAGTGACGCAACTTCCGGGCGGTTGGCTGGCAGCTAAAATCGGAGGTAACAG AATGTTCGGGATAGGCATCGGAGCTACATCTCTGCTGACACTGTTCACTCCGCCGCTAGCGCACACCAGTACATCATTGCTGATTGCGGTGAGAGTCGTCGAAGGTCTTTTTGAG GGCGTAACGTATCCTTGCATCCACGCAGTTTGGTCGCGCTGGGCCCCTAGTGAAGAGAGGGCTCGTCTTGCCACGTTCGCTTTCAGCGGGAGCTATGTGGGCACCGTGGTGTCTATGCCGATCTGTTCTATGTTGGCCCATTACACCGGCTGGCCGGGGATATTCTACGTTTTTG gaATTGTTGGCTTAGTTTGGACTACAGTATGGTGGCTGGTGGTTAAGGAATCGCCAGAAAAAGATCCCCACATAACAGCTGCTgagttaaaatatatacag GAGTCTCGAGGATCTATAGCGGTGGACGGGTCGCAGATTCGGCACCCTTGGCTGGCGATGCTGTCTTCCGGACCGGTCTGGGCCATTGTCATGGCGCATTTCAGCGAAAATTGGGGTTTTTACACCTTACTGACCTTCCTACCTACTTTTATGCAAG ATGTCTTCAAGTTCCAAACATCAGCGACCGGTTGGCTGTCGGCTGTGCCATACTTGGCAATGGCCGTGGTGCTACAAGTGGCGGGTCACATGGCCGACTGGATGCTACAGATGCAGCTATTGTCGCGGACTAACATACGGAAGCTGTTCAACTGCGGTGCTTTTCTGGCCCAG ACTATATTCATGGTAGCGGCGGCCTACGCTACGTCGATCGTCGGCTGCGTTATATGCCTCACCATAGCTGTTGGACTCGGGGGATTTGCCTGGTCTGGATTTAG TGTAAATCATTTGGACATCGCTCCGCCGCACGCGAGCGTTTTAATGGGACTTTCGAACACGATTGCAACACTGCCTGGCATCATAAGTCCACCCCTTGCGGGATCTATAGTCACTGATAAG acAGCAGAACAATGGCGTATAGTGTTCTTTATATCCAGCGCGATCTACTTGCTGGGCGCGATAGTTTACGGCGTGTTCTGCTCCGCGGAGAAGCAGCCCTGGGTGGTCGAAGTGGACAGTGACGCCAGCTTCGACACAGATGGCGCCTCCGTCACCACGGCCAGGGGATACGACAATAAGGCCATGGACCACAGCTCCGAGATGTAG
- the LOC120625779 gene encoding aspartate--tRNA ligase, mitochondrial, translating to MLRIMWGRSNLCTKLLNNFHTKYYDVKVQRTIQTLINGNRIIKQRSFNTQRLDITIEESNQKLCHDKKQLDCSTFTYRTHTCGDLRSEHVGQNVVLCGWVQYARLSKFLLIRDSYGLTQCIVNNTYININDLPLETIVKVVGTVASRPKDMYNHEMATGEIEIIINKLEILNEVSKLPFNLRKYQKPKEQLRLQHRYIDLRFPEMQNVLRQRSKMVHNMRKFLVEEHSFVEVETPTLFCRTPGGAREFVVPTHHSGLFYSLVQSPQQFKQMLMAGGIDRYFQIARCYRDEATRPDRQPEFTQLDIELSFTSLNGIINLIELLLIKTFDGKLPKLPFKRITYMEALESYGTDKPNLRYDLKLKNVSSLFSQSSTDTNFGAFVLPYTSKLVKLTAKYKEKINEIRKKYNVRVVLNENISKEIGHEINEEIKSIIGEENDIILSVGDKKNVCLCLGEIRNVLTAVLELKSLIKINDDLEPFWIVDFPLFEMGEDGLQPCHHPFTAPHPDDLHLLNTDPLKVRSLAYDIVLNGHEIGGGSVRIHNAELQERILKMLNIDSSKLSHFMNALKSGCPPHAGIALGIDRLMAVLCTAESIRDVIAFPKSHDGKDPLSGAPNKISSDDQKYYHIKSTET from the coding sequence ATGCTTAGAATAATGTGGGGACGAAGCAATCTgtgtacaaaattattaaacaattttcaCACAAAATATTATGATGTGAAAGTGCAAAGGacaatacaaactttaataaatgGAAATCGAATAATAAAACAGCGGTCGTTTAATACGCAGCGGTTAGATATTACCATCGAGGAAAGTAACCAAAAACTATGCCATGACAAAAAACAACTCGATTGTAGTACATTTACATATAGGACCCATACATGCGGAGATTTAAGGTCAGAACATGTCGGTCAGAACGTAGTATTATGCGGCTGGGTCCAATATGCACGGTTatcaaaatttttacttataaggGACTCATATGGACTAACACAATGTATTGTCAacaatacatatattaatatcaATGATTTGCCTTTGGAAACCATAGTTAAAGTTGTTGGAACAGTGGCGTCACGTCCGAAAGATATGTATAACCATGAAATGGCCACAGGTGAAATAGaaattatcattaataaattGGAGATACTCAATGAGGTAAGTAAATTGCCGTTCAATTTGAGAAAATATCAAAAGCCTAAAGAGCAGCTGCGCCTCCAACATAGGTATATTGATTTGAGGTTCCCAGAGATGCAAAACGTTCTGAGACAGCGGTCAAAAATGGTACATAATATGAGAAAGTTTTTAGTTGAGGAACATAGCTTTGTTGAAGTTGAAACTCCAACGTTATTTTGCAGAACACCAGGTGGGGCTAGAGAGTTTGTTGTGCCAACTCATCACTCTGGATTATTTTACTCTTTAGTTCAAAGTCCACAACAATTTAAGCAAATGCTTATGGCTGGTGGTATAGATAGATACTTTCAGATAGCTAGATGTTATAGAGATGAAGCAACAAGGCCAGATAGACAACCTGAGTTTACTCAACTTGATATTgaattatcctttacaagttTAAATGGTATTATTAATCTTATTGAGTTACtactaataaaaacatttgatGGCAAACTCCCAAAGTTACCTTTTAAGAGAATTACCTATATGGAAGCATTAGAAAGTTATGGTACTGATAAACCAAACTTAAGATATGACctgaagttaaaaaatgtaagttCTTTATTCAGTCAGTCTTCCACAGATACAAATTTTGGTGCATTTGTGTTGCCATATACAAGTAAATTGGTTAAACTTACTGCTAAGTACAAAGAAAAGATTAATGAGATAAGAAAAAAGTATAATGTTAGAGTTGTTTTAAATGAGAATATATCTAAAGAGATTGGTCATGAAATCAACGAGGAGATTAAAAGTATTATTGGTGAAGAAaatgatataattttaagtgtaggtgataaaaaaaatgtatgtttatgtttgggtgaaataagaaatgttttgaCTGCAGTTTTAGaacttaaaagtttaataaaaataaatgatgatCTAGAACCATTTTGGATTGTAGATTTTCCACTATTTGAGATGGGAGAAGATGGCTTACAGCCTTGCCATCATCCATTTACAGCACCCCATCCAGATGACTTGCATTTATTGAATACAGATCCTTTAAAAGTCAGATCACTTGCTTATGATATTGTTCTAAATGGCCATGAAATAGGTGGTGGGTCTGTCCGAATACATAATGCAGAACTTCAAGAAAGAATTTTGAAGATGTTGAATATTGATTCAAGTAAATTGTCTCATTTTATGAACGCACTAAAAAGCGGGTGCCCTCCTCATGCTGGAATTGCACTAGGTATTGATAGATTGATGGCAGTTTTATGTACTGCAGAGTCCATAAGAGATGTGATAGCATTTCCCAAAAGTCATGATGGCAAGGATCCCTTATCTGGAgcaccaaataaaataagcagcGATGACCAAAAGTATTATCACATAAAAAGTACTGAAACATAG
- the LOC120625945 gene encoding sialin isoform X4 yields the protein MNEDNSVSDDLKRQAALFYNSTERDRINEVRSTRTSWRFWEKRRLVVALLAFFGFFNVYALRVNLSVAVVAMTEPVEVELENGTIVYVPEFDWSSTTKGWVLSSFFYGYLVTQLPGGWLAAKIGGNRMFGIGIGATSLLTLFTPPLAHTSTSLLIAVRVVEGLFEGVTYPCIHAVWSRWAPSEERARLATFAFSGSYVGTVVSMPICSMLAHYTGWPGIFYVFGIVGLVWTTVWWLVVKESPEKDPHITAAELKYIQESRGSIAVDGSQIRHPWLAMLSSGPVWAIVMAHFSENWGFYTLLTFLPTFMQDVFKFQTSATGWLSAVPYLAMAVVLQVAGHMADWMLQMQLLSRTNIRKLFNCGAFLAQTIFMVAAAYATSIVGCVICLTIAVGLGGFAWSGFRCEFGFALVVNCLLSR from the exons GGACAGAATCAATGAGGTAAGGAGCACTAGAACATCATGGCGGTTTTGGGAGAAGAGGCGGCTGGTTGTGGCGCTTCTGGCCTTCTTCGGCTTCTTCAACGTGTACGCGCTGAGGGTCAACCTGTCAGTAGCTGTGGTCGCTATGACGGAACCCGTCGAAGTCGAACTGGAGAATGGAACTATAGTTTAC gtTCCAGAATTTGACTGGTCGTCCACAACGAAGGGATGGGTGCTGAGCTCATTCTTCTACGGCTACCTAGTGACGCAACTTCCGGGCGGTTGGCTGGCAGCTAAAATCGGAGGTAACAG AATGTTCGGGATAGGCATCGGAGCTACATCTCTGCTGACACTGTTCACTCCGCCGCTAGCGCACACCAGTACATCATTGCTGATTGCGGTGAGAGTCGTCGAAGGTCTTTTTGAG GGCGTAACGTATCCTTGCATCCACGCAGTTTGGTCGCGCTGGGCCCCTAGTGAAGAGAGGGCTCGTCTTGCCACGTTCGCTTTCAGCGGGAGCTATGTGGGCACCGTGGTGTCTATGCCGATCTGTTCTATGTTGGCCCATTACACCGGCTGGCCGGGGATATTCTACGTTTTTG gaATTGTTGGCTTAGTTTGGACTACAGTATGGTGGCTGGTGGTTAAGGAATCGCCAGAAAAAGATCCCCACATAACAGCTGCTgagttaaaatatatacag GAGTCTCGAGGATCTATAGCGGTGGACGGGTCGCAGATTCGGCACCCTTGGCTGGCGATGCTGTCTTCCGGACCGGTCTGGGCCATTGTCATGGCGCATTTCAGCGAAAATTGGGGTTTTTACACCTTACTGACCTTCCTACCTACTTTTATGCAAG ATGTCTTCAAGTTCCAAACATCAGCGACCGGTTGGCTGTCGGCTGTGCCATACTTGGCAATGGCCGTGGTGCTACAAGTGGCGGGTCACATGGCCGACTGGATGCTACAGATGCAGCTATTGTCGCGGACTAACATACGGAAGCTGTTCAACTGCGGTGCTTTTCTGGCCCAG ACTATATTCATGGTAGCGGCGGCCTACGCTACGTCGATCGTCGGCTGCGTTATATGCCTCACCATAGCTGTTGGACTCGGGGGATTTGCCTGGTCTGGATTTAG GTGCGAGTTTGGTTTCGCGCTTGTAGTCAACTGTCTGCTGTCCCGCTGA
- the LOC120625945 gene encoding sialin isoform X2 → MKEKTNYKYSYSPLVSETGDRINEVRSTRTSWRFWEKRRLVVALLAFFGFFNVYALRVNLSVAVVAMTEPVEVELENGTIVYVPEFDWSSTTKGWVLSSFFYGYLVTQLPGGWLAAKIGGNRMFGIGIGATSLLTLFTPPLAHTSTSLLIAVRVVEGLFEGVTYPCIHAVWSRWAPSEERARLATFAFSGSYVGTVVSMPICSMLAHYTGWPGIFYVFGIVGLVWTTVWWLVVKESPEKDPHITAAELKYIQESRGSIAVDGSQIRHPWLAMLSSGPVWAIVMAHFSENWGFYTLLTFLPTFMQDVFKFQTSATGWLSAVPYLAMAVVLQVAGHMADWMLQMQLLSRTNIRKLFNCGAFLAQTIFMVAAAYATSIVGCVICLTIAVGLGGFAWSGFSVNHLDIAPPHASVLMGLSNTIATLPGIISPPLAGSIVTDKTAEQWRIVFFISSAIYLLGAIVYGVFCSAEKQPWVVEVDSDASFDTDGASVTTARGYDNKAMDHSSEM, encoded by the exons GGACAGAATCAATGAGGTAAGGAGCACTAGAACATCATGGCGGTTTTGGGAGAAGAGGCGGCTGGTTGTGGCGCTTCTGGCCTTCTTCGGCTTCTTCAACGTGTACGCGCTGAGGGTCAACCTGTCAGTAGCTGTGGTCGCTATGACGGAACCCGTCGAAGTCGAACTGGAGAATGGAACTATAGTTTAC gtTCCAGAATTTGACTGGTCGTCCACAACGAAGGGATGGGTGCTGAGCTCATTCTTCTACGGCTACCTAGTGACGCAACTTCCGGGCGGTTGGCTGGCAGCTAAAATCGGAGGTAACAG AATGTTCGGGATAGGCATCGGAGCTACATCTCTGCTGACACTGTTCACTCCGCCGCTAGCGCACACCAGTACATCATTGCTGATTGCGGTGAGAGTCGTCGAAGGTCTTTTTGAG GGCGTAACGTATCCTTGCATCCACGCAGTTTGGTCGCGCTGGGCCCCTAGTGAAGAGAGGGCTCGTCTTGCCACGTTCGCTTTCAGCGGGAGCTATGTGGGCACCGTGGTGTCTATGCCGATCTGTTCTATGTTGGCCCATTACACCGGCTGGCCGGGGATATTCTACGTTTTTG gaATTGTTGGCTTAGTTTGGACTACAGTATGGTGGCTGGTGGTTAAGGAATCGCCAGAAAAAGATCCCCACATAACAGCTGCTgagttaaaatatatacag GAGTCTCGAGGATCTATAGCGGTGGACGGGTCGCAGATTCGGCACCCTTGGCTGGCGATGCTGTCTTCCGGACCGGTCTGGGCCATTGTCATGGCGCATTTCAGCGAAAATTGGGGTTTTTACACCTTACTGACCTTCCTACCTACTTTTATGCAAG ATGTCTTCAAGTTCCAAACATCAGCGACCGGTTGGCTGTCGGCTGTGCCATACTTGGCAATGGCCGTGGTGCTACAAGTGGCGGGTCACATGGCCGACTGGATGCTACAGATGCAGCTATTGTCGCGGACTAACATACGGAAGCTGTTCAACTGCGGTGCTTTTCTGGCCCAG ACTATATTCATGGTAGCGGCGGCCTACGCTACGTCGATCGTCGGCTGCGTTATATGCCTCACCATAGCTGTTGGACTCGGGGGATTTGCCTGGTCTGGATTTAG TGTAAATCATTTGGACATCGCTCCGCCGCACGCGAGCGTTTTAATGGGACTTTCGAACACGATTGCAACACTGCCTGGCATCATAAGTCCACCCCTTGCGGGATCTATAGTCACTGATAAG acAGCAGAACAATGGCGTATAGTGTTCTTTATATCCAGCGCGATCTACTTGCTGGGCGCGATAGTTTACGGCGTGTTCTGCTCCGCGGAGAAGCAGCCCTGGGTGGTCGAAGTGGACAGTGACGCCAGCTTCGACACAGATGGCGCCTCCGTCACCACGGCCAGGGGATACGACAATAAGGCCATGGACCACAGCTCCGAGATGTAG
- the LOC120625782 gene encoding inducible metalloproteinase inhibitor protein-like isoform X1, producing MRNVVLSVSFLVFLLASQSFGTLQCSRLNEIRECVRECPPEKSCKNKDIKFSCLHDDKKSCQLKCVCKEGFYRNYDGDCVSNQACDRCPALNEVFNCGSACDTTCATLNQRCPILNIKCNEKCYCRRGYARNDKDICIPISECNHVNSHGNAVRSARSANEHEYDSNYSICGPNEEYQKCKTACPPDTCISLVAKYKCVSNPPCVPGCVCKSSFLRAKPNSPCIPMRQCQELAN from the exons ATGCGAAACGTTGTATTATCTGTATCGTTTTTGGTTTTCCTGCTTGCGAGTCAATCGTTTGGAA CCTTGCAGTGTTCACGTCTAAATGAAATTCGAGAATGCGTCAGAGAATGTCCTCCGGAAAAATCCTGTAAAAACAAAGATATAAAGTTCAGTTGCTTACATGATGATAAAAAATCATGCCAATTAAAATGTGTATGTAAAGAAGGCTTCTACAGAAACTATGATGGAGACTGCGTTTCTAATCAAGCATGCG ATCGATGTCCTGCGTTGAACGAAGTTTTCAATTGTGGAAGTGCTTGCGATACGACATGTGCAACACTTAACCAGCGTTGTCCCattcttaatataaaatgtaatgagAAATGTTATTGTAGGAGAGGGTATGCTAGGAATGACAAAGATATTTGCATTCCTATAAGTGAATGTA ACCATGTCAATAGCCACGGGAATGCAGTTAGATCAG ctAGGTCGGCCAATGAACATGAATATGATTCAAATTATAGTATATGCGGTCCAAACGAAGAATACCAAAAATGTAAGACGGCCTGTCCACCGGACACTTGCATTTCGCTAGTTGCAAAATACAAATGTGTTAGTAATCCCCCGTGCGTTCCTGGATGTGTTTGCAAGTCGAGCTTTTTAAGAGCCAAGCCTAATTCACCCTGTATACCAATGAGGCAGTGTCAAGAATTAGCTAACTAG
- the LOC120625945 gene encoding sialin isoform X1, whose translation MNEDNSVSDDLKRQAALFYNSTERDRINEVRSTRTSWRFWEKRRLVVALLAFFGFFNVYALRVNLSVAVVAMTEPVEVELENGTIVYVPEFDWSSTTKGWVLSSFFYGYLVTQLPGGWLAAKIGGNRMFGIGIGATSLLTLFTPPLAHTSTSLLIAVRVVEGLFEGVTYPCIHAVWSRWAPSEERARLATFAFSGSYVGTVVSMPICSMLAHYTGWPGIFYVFGIVGLVWTTVWWLVVKESPEKDPHITAAELKYIQESRGSIAVDGSQIRHPWLAMLSSGPVWAIVMAHFSENWGFYTLLTFLPTFMQDVFKFQTSATGWLSAVPYLAMAVVLQVAGHMADWMLQMQLLSRTNIRKLFNCGAFLAQTIFMVAAAYATSIVGCVICLTIAVGLGGFAWSGFSVNHLDIAPPHASVLMGLSNTIATLPGIISPPLAGSIVTDKTAEQWRIVFFISSAIYLLGAIVYGVFCSAEKQPWVVEVDSDASFDTDGASVTTARGYDNKAMDHSSEM comes from the exons GGACAGAATCAATGAGGTAAGGAGCACTAGAACATCATGGCGGTTTTGGGAGAAGAGGCGGCTGGTTGTGGCGCTTCTGGCCTTCTTCGGCTTCTTCAACGTGTACGCGCTGAGGGTCAACCTGTCAGTAGCTGTGGTCGCTATGACGGAACCCGTCGAAGTCGAACTGGAGAATGGAACTATAGTTTAC gtTCCAGAATTTGACTGGTCGTCCACAACGAAGGGATGGGTGCTGAGCTCATTCTTCTACGGCTACCTAGTGACGCAACTTCCGGGCGGTTGGCTGGCAGCTAAAATCGGAGGTAACAG AATGTTCGGGATAGGCATCGGAGCTACATCTCTGCTGACACTGTTCACTCCGCCGCTAGCGCACACCAGTACATCATTGCTGATTGCGGTGAGAGTCGTCGAAGGTCTTTTTGAG GGCGTAACGTATCCTTGCATCCACGCAGTTTGGTCGCGCTGGGCCCCTAGTGAAGAGAGGGCTCGTCTTGCCACGTTCGCTTTCAGCGGGAGCTATGTGGGCACCGTGGTGTCTATGCCGATCTGTTCTATGTTGGCCCATTACACCGGCTGGCCGGGGATATTCTACGTTTTTG gaATTGTTGGCTTAGTTTGGACTACAGTATGGTGGCTGGTGGTTAAGGAATCGCCAGAAAAAGATCCCCACATAACAGCTGCTgagttaaaatatatacag GAGTCTCGAGGATCTATAGCGGTGGACGGGTCGCAGATTCGGCACCCTTGGCTGGCGATGCTGTCTTCCGGACCGGTCTGGGCCATTGTCATGGCGCATTTCAGCGAAAATTGGGGTTTTTACACCTTACTGACCTTCCTACCTACTTTTATGCAAG ATGTCTTCAAGTTCCAAACATCAGCGACCGGTTGGCTGTCGGCTGTGCCATACTTGGCAATGGCCGTGGTGCTACAAGTGGCGGGTCACATGGCCGACTGGATGCTACAGATGCAGCTATTGTCGCGGACTAACATACGGAAGCTGTTCAACTGCGGTGCTTTTCTGGCCCAG ACTATATTCATGGTAGCGGCGGCCTACGCTACGTCGATCGTCGGCTGCGTTATATGCCTCACCATAGCTGTTGGACTCGGGGGATTTGCCTGGTCTGGATTTAG TGTAAATCATTTGGACATCGCTCCGCCGCACGCGAGCGTTTTAATGGGACTTTCGAACACGATTGCAACACTGCCTGGCATCATAAGTCCACCCCTTGCGGGATCTATAGTCACTGATAAG acAGCAGAACAATGGCGTATAGTGTTCTTTATATCCAGCGCGATCTACTTGCTGGGCGCGATAGTTTACGGCGTGTTCTGCTCCGCGGAGAAGCAGCCCTGGGTGGTCGAAGTGGACAGTGACGCCAGCTTCGACACAGATGGCGCCTCCGTCACCACGGCCAGGGGATACGACAATAAGGCCATGGACCACAGCTCCGAGATGTAG
- the LOC120625782 gene encoding inducible metalloproteinase inhibitor protein-like isoform X2: protein MRNVVLSVSFLVFLLASQSFGTLQCSRLNEIRECVRECPPEKSCKNKDIKFSCLHDDKKSCQLKCVCKEGFYRNYDGDCVSNQACDRCPALNEVFNCGSACDTTCATLNQRCPILNIKCNEKCYCRRGYARNDKDICIPISECTRSANEHEYDSNYSICGPNEEYQKCKTACPPDTCISLVAKYKCVSNPPCVPGCVCKSSFLRAKPNSPCIPMRQCQELAN from the exons ATGCGAAACGTTGTATTATCTGTATCGTTTTTGGTTTTCCTGCTTGCGAGTCAATCGTTTGGAA CCTTGCAGTGTTCACGTCTAAATGAAATTCGAGAATGCGTCAGAGAATGTCCTCCGGAAAAATCCTGTAAAAACAAAGATATAAAGTTCAGTTGCTTACATGATGATAAAAAATCATGCCAATTAAAATGTGTATGTAAAGAAGGCTTCTACAGAAACTATGATGGAGACTGCGTTTCTAATCAAGCATGCG ATCGATGTCCTGCGTTGAACGAAGTTTTCAATTGTGGAAGTGCTTGCGATACGACATGTGCAACACTTAACCAGCGTTGTCCCattcttaatataaaatgtaatgagAAATGTTATTGTAGGAGAGGGTATGCTAGGAATGACAAAGATATTTGCATTCCTATAAGTGAATGTA ctAGGTCGGCCAATGAACATGAATATGATTCAAATTATAGTATATGCGGTCCAAACGAAGAATACCAAAAATGTAAGACGGCCTGTCCACCGGACACTTGCATTTCGCTAGTTGCAAAATACAAATGTGTTAGTAATCCCCCGTGCGTTCCTGGATGTGTTTGCAAGTCGAGCTTTTTAAGAGCCAAGCCTAATTCACCCTGTATACCAATGAGGCAGTGTCAAGAATTAGCTAACTAG